A section of the Oryza sativa Japonica Group chromosome 1, ASM3414082v1 genome encodes:
- the LOC4327853 gene encoding uncharacterized protein — protein sequence MEDRDRDHRGGADEDAPGPAAAAVAAVDGEDEVEDDGGGFSFPVPPFAADAFIVPVYPVFGRPMSPPPREAVVEEEEEDEPETATLRVPLGRLLLEEREFRARQRESSGTSPVQPQRRRPDDEGELEGVPPESYCLWAPGGQPSTTPASPRRCRKSGSTGSVLRWRRISERLVRRSHSDGKEKFVFLNAPGGGAPSPHPPKDNDDANGGGSVGKGDAGRHGWSYYSKGGGGGSGGRRRSYLPYKQELVGLFANVSGLRRSYHPF from the coding sequence ATGGAGGACAGAGACCGCgaccaccgcggcggcgccgacgaggacgccccgggaccagccgccgccgccgtcgcagctgTGGACGGGGAGGACGAGGTGGAGGATGATGGTGGGGGTTTCTCCTTCCCCGTCCCGCCGTTCGCCGCGGACGCGTTCATCGTGCCCGTGTACCCGGTGTTTGGTCGGCCGatgtccccgccgccgcgggaggcggtggtggaggaggaggaggaggatgagccgGAGACGGCAACCCTGCGGGTGCCGTTGGGCCGGCTGCTGCTGGAAGAGCGGGAGTTCCGGGCGAGGCAGCGGGAGAGCTCGGGAACGTCGCCGGTgcagccgcagcggcggcggccggacgaCGAGGGCGAGCTGGAGGGGGTGCCGCCGGAGAGCTACTGCCTCTGGGCTCCGGGCGGGCAGCCGTCGACGACGCCAGCGTCCCCGCGGCGGTGCCGGAAGAGCGGCTCCACGGGGTCGGTGCTCCGGTGGCGCCGCATCAGCGAGCGCCTCGTCCGCCGGAGCCACAGCGACGGCAAGGAGAAGTTCGTGTTCCTCAacgcccccggcggcggcgccccgtcGCCTCACCCGCCCAAGGACAACGACGATGcaaacggcggcggcagcgtcggcAAGGGCGACGCCGGCCGCCACGGCTGGAGCTATTAcagcaagggcggcggcggcggcagcggcggccgtcGGAGATCGTATCTTCCCTACAAGCAAGAGCTCGTCGGGTTGTTCGCCAACGTCAGTGGGTTGCGGCGGAGCTATCACCCGTTTTAA
- the LOC4327851 gene encoding uncharacterized protein, with product MESRKPPPSALVDNHVVPGDVVLDLAEMTNQTIKLGAGLRQDCDTIQATSAGRLRLSKPSKYWVESSQKRYIPSVEDTVLGVVVDTKPDNFLVDIKGPNLAFLPVLAFEGGTRRNIPKFEIGTLIYARVVKANSIMNPELSCMDATGKAAEFGQLKDGYMFDTSTGLSRMLLSSPTCPILEALGKKLSFEIAVGLNGRVWVNAPSPSNVIVVSNAIIKSESLSGIGQRSMVESLLERLS from the exons atGGAATCGAGgaagccgccgccctccgccctcgTCGACAACCACGTG GTCCCCGGGGACGTCGTCCTCGACCTCGCCGAGATGACCAACCAGACCATCAAGCTCGGCGCCGGCCTGCGACAG GATTGCGACACCATACAGGCTACCAGTGCTGGGAGGCTACGGCTTTCGAAGCCCAGCAAATACTGGGTCGAGAGCTCGCAGAAGAGG TATATACCTTCTGTAGAAGATACAGTTCTTGGTGTTGTGGTTGACACCAAACCAGAT AACTTCTTGGTGGATATAAAAGGTCCTAATTTGGCCTTTTTACCAGTTCTTGCATTTGAAGGTGGTACCAGGAGAAATATTCCAAAGTTCGAG ATTGGTACATTAATATATGCACGAGTGGTGAAAGCAAATAGCATCATGAACCCAGAGCTCTCGTGCATGGATG CTACTGGGAAAGCAGCCGAATTTGGTCAACTAAAAGATGGCTATATGTTTGACACGTCTACTGGCCTGTCGCGGAT GTTGTTAAGTTCTCCAACATGTCCAATTCTAGAGGCCCTTGGAAAAAAACTTTCATTTGAGATTGCTGTTGGCCTGAATGGCCGAGTGTGG GTTAATGCACCTTCTCCAAGTAATGTCATTGTTGTATCAAATGCGATTATAAAATCAGAATCTTTGAGTGGCATAGGGCAACGAAGTATGGTGGAAAGTCTCTTGGAGAGACTATCTTGA
- the LOC4327852 gene encoding AMSH-like ubiquitin thioesterase 2 isoform X1, which translates to MGGRRVEINANKCGTHPTPSKPYYVDKIDTNEQKVVHYQVNCRPARDRNTGSYSVKHHYPSPIVSWIEDLSSFGNVSFSQDPEYADEQSRSSVGQSSASVNLHDMQISVRLTDEFIELAKENTGNNVETCGILGASFRDGTYYVTMLIIPKQEATAHSCQAVSEEEIHAILSEQSLYPAGWIHTHPSQTCFLSSIDLHTQYSYQVMLPEAVAIVIAPTDPTRNCGIFRLTDPGGMGVLRECSESGFHAHRETTDGGPIYETCSKVIFNPNLRFEIVDLRSAP; encoded by the exons ATGGGTGGCAGGAG AGTtgaaatcaatgcaaataaatGTGGGACGCATCCAACGCCAAGTAAACCATATTATGTGGATAAAATCGATACCAATGAACAAAAGGTTGTCCACTATCAAGTTAATTGTAGACCAGCAAGAGATCGCAATACCGGTTCCTACTCTGTGAAGCACCATTACCCATCTCCTATTGTTTCTTGGATAGAAGACCTTTCGAGCTTCGGCAATGTTTCTTTTAGCCAGGATCCTGAATATGCTGATGAGCAATCAAGATCTTCAGTGGGGCAGTCTTCAGCATCTGTCAATTTGCATGACATGCAGATA TCAGTTAGATTGACAGATGAATTCATCGAACTTGCAAAGGAGAATACAGGCAACAATGTAGAGACTTGTGGAATCCTAGGTGCTTCATTT AGAGATGGGACTTACTATGTGACTATGTTGATCATACCAAAGCAAGAAGCAACTGCTCATTCT TGCCAGGCTGTCAGTGAGGAGGAGATACATGCTATTTTATCGGAGCAATCACTTTACCCTGCAGGGTGGATACAT ACACACCCTTCACAAACGTGTTTCTTATCATCAATTGATCTGCACACTCAATACTCCTACCAG GTTATGTTACCAGAGGCCGTTGCGATTGTGATTGCTCCCACTGATCCTACTAG GAACTGTGGAATATTCAGGCTGACAGACCCAGGAGGGATGGGTGTGCTTAGGGAGTGCAGTGAAAGTGGGTTCCACGCCCACCGGGAGACAACGGACGGCGGCCCAATCTATGAAACCTGCTCCAAGGTTATATTCAACCCAAATTTGAGGTTCGAGATTGTTGACCTGCGTTCCGCTCCCTGA
- the LOC4327852 gene encoding AMSH-like ubiquitin thioesterase 2 isoform X2, whose protein sequence is MQISVRLTDEFIELAKENTGNNVETCGILGASFRDGTYYVTMLIIPKQEATAHSCQAVSEEEIHAILSEQSLYPAGWIHTHPSQTCFLSSIDLHTQYSYQVMLPEAVAIVIAPTDPTRNCGIFRLTDPGGMGVLRECSESGFHAHRETTDGGPIYETCSKVIFNPNLRFEIVDLRSAP, encoded by the exons ATGCAGATA TCAGTTAGATTGACAGATGAATTCATCGAACTTGCAAAGGAGAATACAGGCAACAATGTAGAGACTTGTGGAATCCTAGGTGCTTCATTT AGAGATGGGACTTACTATGTGACTATGTTGATCATACCAAAGCAAGAAGCAACTGCTCATTCT TGCCAGGCTGTCAGTGAGGAGGAGATACATGCTATTTTATCGGAGCAATCACTTTACCCTGCAGGGTGGATACAT ACACACCCTTCACAAACGTGTTTCTTATCATCAATTGATCTGCACACTCAATACTCCTACCAG GTTATGTTACCAGAGGCCGTTGCGATTGTGATTGCTCCCACTGATCCTACTAG GAACTGTGGAATATTCAGGCTGACAGACCCAGGAGGGATGGGTGTGCTTAGGGAGTGCAGTGAAAGTGGGTTCCACGCCCACCGGGAGACAACGGACGGCGGCCCAATCTATGAAACCTGCTCCAAGGTTATATTCAACCCAAATTTGAGGTTCGAGATTGTTGACCTGCGTTCCGCTCCCTGA
- the LOC9268955 gene encoding uncharacterized protein isoform X1, which produces MDRLQQQRRRHEALTGRRRGGGGGMSRRHGRFRFATGGGDGDGDEECAGVAVVDQADCTAQSCRSCVAVSLADCIALGCCPCAVVSLLGLAFVKLPLAVARRCARRLRRRQGRLRQKKRVRDLDAAKNAAGGGHQEPLPGGAAAASKGEDGDVVVVAAAAAASPGSDDAENVWLELYQVGRWGFGRLSVSAANPPVRPSYVVATARNADCAADGDVS; this is translated from the coding sequence ATGGAcaggctgcagcagcagcggcggcggcatgaggCGCTGACCGGGCGgcgccgtggtggtggcggagggaTGTCGCGGCGGCACGGCCGGTTCCGgttcgccaccggcggcggcgacggcgacggcgacgaggaatgCGCTGGCGTGGCGGTGGTGGACCAGGCGGACTGCACGGCGCAGTCGTGCCGGTCGTGCGTGGCGGTGTCGCTGGCGGACTGCATCGCGCTCGGGTGCTGCCCGTGCGCGGTGGTGAGCCTGCTCGGGCTGGCGTTCGTCAAGCTCCcgctggcggtggcgcggcggtgcgcgcgccggctgcggcggcggcaggggaggCTGCGGCAGAAGAAGCGGGTGCGCGACCTGGACGCCGCGAAGAACGCGGCGGGCGGGGGGCACCAGGAGCCGCtccccggcggcgcggcggccgcgtcgaaaggcgaggacggcgacgtcgtggtggtcgccgccgccgccgccgcgtcccccgGCAGCGACGACGCGGAGAACGTGTGGCTGGAGTTGTACCAGGTGGGCCGCTGGGGCTTCGGCCGCCTGTCCGTCTCGGCGGCGAACCCGCCCGTCAGGCCGTCCTACGTGGTGGCCACCGCCCGCAACGCCGActgcgccgccgacggcgacgtctCTTGA
- the LOC9268955 gene encoding uncharacterized protein isoform X2: protein MSRRHGRFRFATGGGDGDGDEECAGVAVVDQADCTAQSCRSCVAVSLADCIALGCCPCAVVSLLGLAFVKLPLAVARRCARRLRRRQGRLRQKKRVRDLDAAKNAAGGGHQEPLPGGAAAASKGEDGDVVVVAAAAAASPGSDDAENVWLELYQVGRWGFGRLSVSAANPPVRPSYVVATARNADCAADGDVS from the coding sequence aTGTCGCGGCGGCACGGCCGGTTCCGgttcgccaccggcggcggcgacggcgacggcgacgaggaatgCGCTGGCGTGGCGGTGGTGGACCAGGCGGACTGCACGGCGCAGTCGTGCCGGTCGTGCGTGGCGGTGTCGCTGGCGGACTGCATCGCGCTCGGGTGCTGCCCGTGCGCGGTGGTGAGCCTGCTCGGGCTGGCGTTCGTCAAGCTCCcgctggcggtggcgcggcggtgcgcgcgccggctgcggcggcggcaggggaggCTGCGGCAGAAGAAGCGGGTGCGCGACCTGGACGCCGCGAAGAACGCGGCGGGCGGGGGGCACCAGGAGCCGCtccccggcggcgcggcggccgcgtcgaaaggcgaggacggcgacgtcgtggtggtcgccgccgccgccgccgcgtcccccgGCAGCGACGACGCGGAGAACGTGTGGCTGGAGTTGTACCAGGTGGGCCGCTGGGGCTTCGGCCGCCTGTCCGTCTCGGCGGCGAACCCGCCCGTCAGGCCGTCCTACGTGGTGGCCACCGCCCGCAACGCCGActgcgccgccgacggcgacgtctCTTGA